Below is a genomic region from Neisseria zoodegmatis.
GCGGCAGGGCGCACGGGTGGCGGCTTATGATGTCTGTCTGAAACCCGAACGCGAGGTGGAATTGAAGCAGCGGTTTAACGGCTTAAGCTGCTATACAGGCCGTCTGAAAGATGCTTTGGTACACGGCTTTGATATCCTCGCCCTCAGCCCCGGCATCAGCGAGCGCACGCCTGAAGTCGAGGCATTCAAGCAAAGCGGCGGCGTGGTGTTGGGCGACGTGGAAATTTTGGCGCACGAGTTGAAAGGCAAAAGCGACAAAATCATCGCCATCACCGGTAGCAACGGCAAAACCACCGTTACCAGTTTGGTCGGTTATCTGTGCGAAAAATGCGGGCTGGACACCGTGGTGGCGGGCAATATCGGCACGCCCGTGTTGGAAGCCTATATGCAGCGCGGCGGCAAAGCGGCGGACGTGTGGGTGCTCGAGTTATCCAGCTTCCAGCTTGAAAATACCGACCATCTTGCCGCTGATGCTGCGGTGGTGCTGAATATTTCCGAAGATCATCTCGACCGCTACGACGACCTGCTCGACTACGCCCATGCCAAAGACAAAATCTTCCGCGGCAGCGGCGTACAGGTGCTCAATGCCGACGACGCGATGTGCCGCGCCATGAAACGCCCGAACCGCGACATCAAATGGTTTTCATTGGAAGGGCAGGCCGATTATTGGGCGGACGTTCAGACAGGCCGTCTGAAAGCCGGTGCAAACGATTTGCTGGACACCGCCGCCATTCCCCTGCAAGGCTTGCACAACGCGGCAAACGTGTTGGCGGCTTTGGCTTTGTGCGAAGCCGTCGGCCTGCCGCGAACCGAATTGCTGCAACACATTCAAACCTTTAAAGGCCTGCCGCACCGCGTGGAAAAAATCGGCGAGAAAAACGGCATCACGTTTATCGACGACAGCAAAGGCACCAATGTCGGTGCCACCGCCGCCGCCATTGCCGGTTTGCAAAGCCCGCTGGTGTTGATTGCGGGCGGGCAGGGCAAAGGGCAGGACTTCACGCCCCTGCGTGCCGCGCTGCACAACAAAGCCCGCGCCGTGCTGCTGATCGGTGAGGACGCGCCGCTGATCCGCCGCGATTTAGCCGATTGCGGCGTGGACTTGATTGACTGCGCAACGCTGGAAGAAGCCGTTCAGACGGCCTACAAGCTGGCGCACAGCGGCGACATCGTTTTACTCAGCCCGGCTTGCGCGAGCTTCGATATGTTCAAAGGCTACGCGCATCGGGCGCAGGTGTTTGTGGAGGCGTTTGAGGCGTTGTGAGGTTTTTCAGACGGCCTGATGGTTTGAGGCCGTCTGAAAAAACGTGCAGTACGGAAAAGTGCTTGCCTGCGCCGAAATCGCACCGCTTATCTGAACGCTAATGATGAGCTGTCTTGCTTTGCCCATAATGAATATCCCGGCTCGGTTTCGAGCGGTTTAATCAGAAAGGAAAACGGGTGGAGCAGGCAAGTCGTCAAGATCATCAAGAAATAGTGCCGGATAAGTTGAATTATCTGCCTTTGCTATGGCCGATGTGCTTGTTTGGCGGCCCCATAGGTGCAATAGGTGTTATGTTGGTAATCAGCATAGTTGGGCTGGGTTCGTATAAGGAATGGTTCGATTTTTCTGTTGTCTATATTTTAATATTAGGTTGGATTATCGGCTTTATCCCATCTTTGTTGACGTGGTTTATGGTTTATACGTTTCGGTTACACCGTGGCAGAAAAGGCAGCCTATTAATGGCATTGTTTGGGGGATTGGTGTCGCTGGTGTTTGGTCGGCTCTTTTTTGGTTCTTATGGAGTGATAGTTTTGGGTCTGGCAGGTTTATTAAGTGCAGCGGTACTTTCAGCTTTTCTGCCTAAACACACACTCGTATTTACTGAAATGCCAAATTATGAGTCAAAAAAT
It encodes:
- the murD gene encoding UDP-N-acetylmuramoyl-L-alanine--D-glutamate ligase: MNWQNKKILVAGLGGTGVSMIAFLQRQGARVAAYDVCLKPEREVELKQRFNGLSCYTGRLKDALVHGFDILALSPGISERTPEVEAFKQSGGVVLGDVEILAHELKGKSDKIIAITGSNGKTTVTSLVGYLCEKCGLDTVVAGNIGTPVLEAYMQRGGKAADVWVLELSSFQLENTDHLAADAAVVLNISEDHLDRYDDLLDYAHAKDKIFRGSGVQVLNADDAMCRAMKRPNRDIKWFSLEGQADYWADVQTGRLKAGANDLLDTAAIPLQGLHNAANVLAALALCEAVGLPRTELLQHIQTFKGLPHRVEKIGEKNGITFIDDSKGTNVGATAAAIAGLQSPLVLIAGGQGKGQDFTPLRAALHNKARAVLLIGEDAPLIRRDLADCGVDLIDCATLEEAVQTAYKLAHSGDIVLLSPACASFDMFKGYAHRAQVFVEAFEAL